The following coding sequences are from one Pongo abelii isolate AG06213 chromosome 3, NHGRI_mPonAbe1-v2.0_pri, whole genome shotgun sequence window:
- the YTHDC1 gene encoding YTH domain-containing protein 1 isoform 1 (isoform 1 is encoded by transcript variant 1), whose protein sequence is MAADSREEKDGELNVLDDILTEVPEQDDELYNPESEQDKNEKKGSKRKSDRMESTDTKRQKPSVHSRQLVSKPLSSSVSNNKRIVSTKGKSVTEYKNEEYQRSERNKRLDADRKIRLSSSASREPYKNQPEKTCVRKRDPERRAKSPTPDGSERIGLEVDRRASRSSQSSKEEVNSEEYGSDHETGSSGSSDEQGNNTENEEEGVEEDVEEDEEVEEDAEEDEEVDEDGEEEEEEEEEEEEEEEEEEEEEYEQDERDQKEEGNDYDTRSEASDSGSESVSFTDGSVRSGSGTDGSDEKKKERKRARGISPIVFDRSGSSASESYAGSEKKHEKLSSSVRAVRKDQTSKLKYVLQDARFFLIKSNNHENVSLAKAKGVWSTLPVNEKKLNLAFRSARSVILIFSVRESGKFQGFARLSSESHHGGSPIHWVLPAGMSAKMLGGVFKIDWICRRELPFTKSAHLTNPWNEHKPVKIGRDGQEIELECGTQLCLLFPPDESIDLYQVIHKMRHKRRMHSQPRSRGRPSRREPVRDVGRRRPEDYDIHNSRKKPRIDYPPEFHQRPGYLKDPRYQEVDSFTNLIPNRRFSGVRRDVFLNGSYNDYVREFHNMGPPPPWQGMPPYPGMEQPPHHPYYQHHAPPPQAHPPYSGHHPVPHEARYRDKRVHDYDMRVDDFLRRTQAVVSGRRSRPRERDRERERDRPRDNRRDRERDRGRDRERERERLCDRDRDRGERGRYRR, encoded by the exons aTGGAGAACTTAATGTTCTGGATGATATTTTGACTGAAGTACCAGAACAAGATGATGAACTGTATAATCCAGAGAGTGAacaagataaaaatgagaaaaagg gatcaaaaagaaaaagtgatcgAATGGAATCTACTGATACCAAACGACAAAAGCCTTCTGTCCATTCAAGACAACTGGTTTCTAAGCCACTGAGCTCATCTGTTAGCAATAACAAAAGAATAGTTAGTACAAAAGGAAAGTCAGTCACAGAGTATAAAAATGAGGAATATCAAAGATCTGAAAGAAACAAGCGTCTAGATGCTGATCGGAAAATTCGTCTATCAAGTAGTGCCTCCAGAGAACCTTATAAGAATCAACCTGAAAAAACCTGTGTCCGGAAAAGGGATCCTGAAAGGAGGGCCAAATCTCCTACGCCAGATGGTTCTGAG AGAATTGGGCTTGAAGTGGATAGACGTGCAAGCCGATCCAGCCAGTCTTCTAAGGAAGAAGTGAACTCTGAAGAATATGGCTCTGACCATGAGACTGGCAGCAGTGGTTCTTCTGATGAGCAAGGCAACAACACTgagaatgaggaggaaggagtGGAAGAAGATGtggaggaagatgaagaagtAGAAGAAGATGCAGAAGAAGATGAAGAGGTGGATGaagatggagaggaggaggaggaagaggaggaggaggaggaagaagaggaggaggaggaggaagaagaagaatatgAACAGGATGAGAGAGACCAGAAAGAGGAGGGAAATGATTATGACACTCGAAGTGAGGCCAGTGACTCTGGTTCTGAATCTGTTTCCTTCACAGATGGGTCTGTCAGATCTGGTTCAGGCACAGATGGATCAG atgagaaaaagaaggaaaggaagagagctAGAGGCATATCTCCAATTGTTTTTGATAGAAGTGGAAGCTCTGCATCAGAGTCATATGCAG GTTCAGAAAAGAAGCATGAGAAATTATCATCTTCCGTTCGTGCTGTCCGAAAAG atcAAACCAGTAAACTCAAATATGTGCTTCAAGATGCAAGATTTTTCCTCATAAAGAGTAACAACCATGAGAATGTGTCTCTTGCCAAAGCTAAG GGTGTATGGTCCACGCTCCCTGTGAATGAGAAGAAATTAAATCTTGCATTTAGATCTGCAAGGAGTGTTATCTTAATATTTTCTGTCAGAGAGAGTGGAAAATTTCAag GGTTTGCAAGACTTTCTTCAGAATCACATCACGGAGGATCTCCTATACACTGGGTGCTTCCAGCAGGAATGAGTGCTAAAATGCTGGGAGGTGTCTTTAAAATTGACTGGATTTGCAG GCGTGAATTACCCTTCACTAAGTCGGCTCATCTCACCAATCCTTGGAATGAACATAAACCAGTAAAGATAGGACGTGATGGACAG GAAATTGAACTTGAATGTGGAACCCAGCTTTGTCTTCTGTTTCCCCCCGATGAAAGTATTGACTTGTATCAGGTCATTCATAAAATGCGTCACAAGAGAAGAATGCATTCTCAGCCCAGATCACGAGGACGTCCATCCCGTCGAGAACCAGTCCGGGATGTGGGAAG GCGTCGACCAGAAGATTATGATATTCATAACAGCAGAAAGAAACCAAGGATTGACTATCCCCCTGAGTTTCACCAGAGACCAG GGTATTTAAAGGATCCACGATACCAGGAAGTGGACAG TTTCACAAATCTTATTCCCAACAGACGATTTTCAGGAGTTCGCCGAGATGTGTTTTTAAATGGG tCCTACAATGATTATGTGAGGGAATTTCATAACATGGGACCACCACCACCTTGGCAAGGAATG CCCCCTTACCCAGGAATGGAACAACCTCCACACCATCCTTACTATCAGCACCACGCTCCACCTCCTCAAGCTCATCCCCCTTACTCAGGACATCATCCAGTACCACATGAAGCAAGATACAGAGATAAACGAGTA catgATTATGATATGAGGGTGGATGATTTCCTTCGTCGGACACAAGCTGTTGTCAGTGGCCGGAGAAGTAGACCCCGTGAAAGAGATCGGGAACGAGAGCGAGACCGCCCTAGAGATAACAGACGAGACAGAGAGCGAGATAGAGGACgtgatagagaaagagaaagagagcgaTTATGTGATCGAGACAGAGACCGAGGGGAGAGAGGTCGATATAGAAGATAA
- the YTHDC1 gene encoding YTH domain-containing protein 1 isoform 2 (isoform 2 is encoded by transcript variant 2) — MAADSREEKDGELNVLDDILTEVPEQDDELYNPESEQDKNEKKGSKRKSDRMESTDTKRQKPSVHSRQLVSKPLSSSVSNNKRIVSTKGKSVTEYKNEEYQRSERNKRLDADRKIRLSSSASREPYKNQPEKTCVRKRDPERRAKSPTPDGSERIGLEVDRRASRSSQSSKEEVNSEEYGSDHETGSSGSSDEQGNNTENEEEGVEEDVEEDEEVEEDAEEDEEVDEDGEEEEEEEEEEEEEEEEEEEEEYEQDERDQKEEGNDYDTRSEASDSGSESVSFTDGSVRSGSGTDGSDEKKKERKRARGISPIVFDRSGSSASESYAGSEKKHEKLSSSVRAVRKDQTSKLKYVLQDARFFLIKSNNHENVSLAKAKGVWSTLPVNEKKLNLAFRSARSVILIFSVRESGKFQGFARLSSESHHGGSPIHWVLPAGMSAKMLGGVFKIDWICRRELPFTKSAHLTNPWNEHKPVKIGRDGQEIELECGTQLCLLFPPDESIDLYQVIHKMRHKRRMHSQPRSRGRPSRREPVRDVGRRRPEDYDIHNSRKKPRIDYPPEFHQRPGYLKDPRYQEVDRRFSGVRRDVFLNGSYNDYVREFHNMGPPPPWQGMPPYPGMEQPPHHPYYQHHAPPPQAHPPYSGHHPVPHEARYRDKRVHDYDMRVDDFLRRTQAVVSGRRSRPRERDRERERDRPRDNRRDRERDRGRDRERERERLCDRDRDRGERGRYRR, encoded by the exons aTGGAGAACTTAATGTTCTGGATGATATTTTGACTGAAGTACCAGAACAAGATGATGAACTGTATAATCCAGAGAGTGAacaagataaaaatgagaaaaagg gatcaaaaagaaaaagtgatcgAATGGAATCTACTGATACCAAACGACAAAAGCCTTCTGTCCATTCAAGACAACTGGTTTCTAAGCCACTGAGCTCATCTGTTAGCAATAACAAAAGAATAGTTAGTACAAAAGGAAAGTCAGTCACAGAGTATAAAAATGAGGAATATCAAAGATCTGAAAGAAACAAGCGTCTAGATGCTGATCGGAAAATTCGTCTATCAAGTAGTGCCTCCAGAGAACCTTATAAGAATCAACCTGAAAAAACCTGTGTCCGGAAAAGGGATCCTGAAAGGAGGGCCAAATCTCCTACGCCAGATGGTTCTGAG AGAATTGGGCTTGAAGTGGATAGACGTGCAAGCCGATCCAGCCAGTCTTCTAAGGAAGAAGTGAACTCTGAAGAATATGGCTCTGACCATGAGACTGGCAGCAGTGGTTCTTCTGATGAGCAAGGCAACAACACTgagaatgaggaggaaggagtGGAAGAAGATGtggaggaagatgaagaagtAGAAGAAGATGCAGAAGAAGATGAAGAGGTGGATGaagatggagaggaggaggaggaagaggaggaggaggaggaagaagaggaggaggaggaggaagaagaagaatatgAACAGGATGAGAGAGACCAGAAAGAGGAGGGAAATGATTATGACACTCGAAGTGAGGCCAGTGACTCTGGTTCTGAATCTGTTTCCTTCACAGATGGGTCTGTCAGATCTGGTTCAGGCACAGATGGATCAG atgagaaaaagaaggaaaggaagagagctAGAGGCATATCTCCAATTGTTTTTGATAGAAGTGGAAGCTCTGCATCAGAGTCATATGCAG GTTCAGAAAAGAAGCATGAGAAATTATCATCTTCCGTTCGTGCTGTCCGAAAAG atcAAACCAGTAAACTCAAATATGTGCTTCAAGATGCAAGATTTTTCCTCATAAAGAGTAACAACCATGAGAATGTGTCTCTTGCCAAAGCTAAG GGTGTATGGTCCACGCTCCCTGTGAATGAGAAGAAATTAAATCTTGCATTTAGATCTGCAAGGAGTGTTATCTTAATATTTTCTGTCAGAGAGAGTGGAAAATTTCAag GGTTTGCAAGACTTTCTTCAGAATCACATCACGGAGGATCTCCTATACACTGGGTGCTTCCAGCAGGAATGAGTGCTAAAATGCTGGGAGGTGTCTTTAAAATTGACTGGATTTGCAG GCGTGAATTACCCTTCACTAAGTCGGCTCATCTCACCAATCCTTGGAATGAACATAAACCAGTAAAGATAGGACGTGATGGACAG GAAATTGAACTTGAATGTGGAACCCAGCTTTGTCTTCTGTTTCCCCCCGATGAAAGTATTGACTTGTATCAGGTCATTCATAAAATGCGTCACAAGAGAAGAATGCATTCTCAGCCCAGATCACGAGGACGTCCATCCCGTCGAGAACCAGTCCGGGATGTGGGAAG GCGTCGACCAGAAGATTATGATATTCATAACAGCAGAAAGAAACCAAGGATTGACTATCCCCCTGAGTTTCACCAGAGACCAG GGTATTTAAAGGATCCACGATACCAGGAAGTGGACAG ACGATTTTCAGGAGTTCGCCGAGATGTGTTTTTAAATGGG tCCTACAATGATTATGTGAGGGAATTTCATAACATGGGACCACCACCACCTTGGCAAGGAATG CCCCCTTACCCAGGAATGGAACAACCTCCACACCATCCTTACTATCAGCACCACGCTCCACCTCCTCAAGCTCATCCCCCTTACTCAGGACATCATCCAGTACCACATGAAGCAAGATACAGAGATAAACGAGTA catgATTATGATATGAGGGTGGATGATTTCCTTCGTCGGACACAAGCTGTTGTCAGTGGCCGGAGAAGTAGACCCCGTGAAAGAGATCGGGAACGAGAGCGAGACCGCCCTAGAGATAACAGACGAGACAGAGAGCGAGATAGAGGACgtgatagagaaagagaaagagagcgaTTATGTGATCGAGACAGAGACCGAGGGGAGAGAGGTCGATATAGAAGATAA
- the YTHDC1 gene encoding YTH domain-containing protein 1 isoform X2, producing the protein MAADSREEKDGELNVLDDILTEVPEQDDELYNPESEQDKNEKKGSKRKSDRMESTDTKRQKPSVHSRQLVSKPLSSSVSNNKRIVSTKGKSVTEYKNEEYQRSERNKRLDADRKIRLSSSASREPYKNQPEKTCVRKRDPERRAKSPTPDGSERIGLEVDRRASRSSQSSKEEVNSEEYGSDHETGSSGSSDEQGNNTENEEEGVEEDVEEDEEVEEDAEEDEEVDEDGEEEEEEEEEEEEEEEEEEEEEYEQDERDQKEEGNDYDTRSEASDSGSESVSFTDGSVRSGSGTDGSDEKKKERKRARGISPIVFDRSGSSASESYADQTSKLKYVLQDARFFLIKSNNHENVSLAKAKGVWSTLPVNEKKLNLAFRSARSVILIFSVRESGKFQGFARLSSESHHGGSPIHWVLPAGMSAKMLGGVFKIDWICRRELPFTKSAHLTNPWNEHKPVKIGRDGQEIELECGTQLCLLFPPDESIDLYQVIHKMRHKRRMHSQPRSRGRPSRREPVRDVGRRRPEDYDIHNSRKKPRIDYPPEFHQRPGYLKDPRYQEVDRRFSGVRRDVFLNGSYNDYVREFHNMGPPPPWQGMPPYPGMEQPPHHPYYQHHAPPPQAHPPYSGHHPVPHEARYRDKRVHDYDMRVDDFLRRTQAVVSGRRSRPRERDRERERDRPRDNRRDRERDRGRDRERERERLCDRDRDRGERGRYRR; encoded by the exons aTGGAGAACTTAATGTTCTGGATGATATTTTGACTGAAGTACCAGAACAAGATGATGAACTGTATAATCCAGAGAGTGAacaagataaaaatgagaaaaagg gatcaaaaagaaaaagtgatcgAATGGAATCTACTGATACCAAACGACAAAAGCCTTCTGTCCATTCAAGACAACTGGTTTCTAAGCCACTGAGCTCATCTGTTAGCAATAACAAAAGAATAGTTAGTACAAAAGGAAAGTCAGTCACAGAGTATAAAAATGAGGAATATCAAAGATCTGAAAGAAACAAGCGTCTAGATGCTGATCGGAAAATTCGTCTATCAAGTAGTGCCTCCAGAGAACCTTATAAGAATCAACCTGAAAAAACCTGTGTCCGGAAAAGGGATCCTGAAAGGAGGGCCAAATCTCCTACGCCAGATGGTTCTGAG AGAATTGGGCTTGAAGTGGATAGACGTGCAAGCCGATCCAGCCAGTCTTCTAAGGAAGAAGTGAACTCTGAAGAATATGGCTCTGACCATGAGACTGGCAGCAGTGGTTCTTCTGATGAGCAAGGCAACAACACTgagaatgaggaggaaggagtGGAAGAAGATGtggaggaagatgaagaagtAGAAGAAGATGCAGAAGAAGATGAAGAGGTGGATGaagatggagaggaggaggaggaagaggaggaggaggaggaagaagaggaggaggaggaggaagaagaagaatatgAACAGGATGAGAGAGACCAGAAAGAGGAGGGAAATGATTATGACACTCGAAGTGAGGCCAGTGACTCTGGTTCTGAATCTGTTTCCTTCACAGATGGGTCTGTCAGATCTGGTTCAGGCACAGATGGATCAG atgagaaaaagaaggaaaggaagagagctAGAGGCATATCTCCAATTGTTTTTGATAGAAGTGGAAGCTCTGCATCAGAGTCATATGCAG atcAAACCAGTAAACTCAAATATGTGCTTCAAGATGCAAGATTTTTCCTCATAAAGAGTAACAACCATGAGAATGTGTCTCTTGCCAAAGCTAAG GGTGTATGGTCCACGCTCCCTGTGAATGAGAAGAAATTAAATCTTGCATTTAGATCTGCAAGGAGTGTTATCTTAATATTTTCTGTCAGAGAGAGTGGAAAATTTCAag GGTTTGCAAGACTTTCTTCAGAATCACATCACGGAGGATCTCCTATACACTGGGTGCTTCCAGCAGGAATGAGTGCTAAAATGCTGGGAGGTGTCTTTAAAATTGACTGGATTTGCAG GCGTGAATTACCCTTCACTAAGTCGGCTCATCTCACCAATCCTTGGAATGAACATAAACCAGTAAAGATAGGACGTGATGGACAG GAAATTGAACTTGAATGTGGAACCCAGCTTTGTCTTCTGTTTCCCCCCGATGAAAGTATTGACTTGTATCAGGTCATTCATAAAATGCGTCACAAGAGAAGAATGCATTCTCAGCCCAGATCACGAGGACGTCCATCCCGTCGAGAACCAGTCCGGGATGTGGGAAG GCGTCGACCAGAAGATTATGATATTCATAACAGCAGAAAGAAACCAAGGATTGACTATCCCCCTGAGTTTCACCAGAGACCAG GGTATTTAAAGGATCCACGATACCAGGAAGTGGACAG ACGATTTTCAGGAGTTCGCCGAGATGTGTTTTTAAATGGG tCCTACAATGATTATGTGAGGGAATTTCATAACATGGGACCACCACCACCTTGGCAAGGAATG CCCCCTTACCCAGGAATGGAACAACCTCCACACCATCCTTACTATCAGCACCACGCTCCACCTCCTCAAGCTCATCCCCCTTACTCAGGACATCATCCAGTACCACATGAAGCAAGATACAGAGATAAACGAGTA catgATTATGATATGAGGGTGGATGATTTCCTTCGTCGGACACAAGCTGTTGTCAGTGGCCGGAGAAGTAGACCCCGTGAAAGAGATCGGGAACGAGAGCGAGACCGCCCTAGAGATAACAGACGAGACAGAGAGCGAGATAGAGGACgtgatagagaaagagaaagagagcgaTTATGTGATCGAGACAGAGACCGAGGGGAGAGAGGTCGATATAGAAGATAA
- the YTHDC1 gene encoding YTH domain-containing protein 1 isoform X1 has translation MAADSREEKDGELNVLDDILTEVPEQDDELYNPESEQDKNEKKGSKRKSDRMESTDTKRQKPSVHSRQLVSKPLSSSVSNNKRIVSTKGKSVTEYKNEEYQRSERNKRLDADRKIRLSSSASREPYKNQPEKTCVRKRDPERRAKSPTPDGSERIGLEVDRRASRSSQSSKEEVNSEEYGSDHETGSSGSSDEQGNNTENEEEGVEEDVEEDEEVEEDAEEDEEVDEDGEEEEEEEEEEEEEEEEEEEEEYEQDERDQKEEGNDYDTRSEASDSGSESVSFTDGSVRSGSGTDGSDEKKKERKRARGISPIVFDRSGSSASESYADQTSKLKYVLQDARFFLIKSNNHENVSLAKAKGVWSTLPVNEKKLNLAFRSARSVILIFSVRESGKFQGFARLSSESHHGGSPIHWVLPAGMSAKMLGGVFKIDWICRRELPFTKSAHLTNPWNEHKPVKIGRDGQEIELECGTQLCLLFPPDESIDLYQVIHKMRHKRRMHSQPRSRGRPSRREPVRDVGRRRPEDYDIHNSRKKPRIDYPPEFHQRPGYLKDPRYQEVDSFTNLIPNRRFSGVRRDVFLNGSYNDYVREFHNMGPPPPWQGMPPYPGMEQPPHHPYYQHHAPPPQAHPPYSGHHPVPHEARYRDKRVHDYDMRVDDFLRRTQAVVSGRRSRPRERDRERERDRPRDNRRDRERDRGRDRERERERLCDRDRDRGERGRYRR, from the exons aTGGAGAACTTAATGTTCTGGATGATATTTTGACTGAAGTACCAGAACAAGATGATGAACTGTATAATCCAGAGAGTGAacaagataaaaatgagaaaaagg gatcaaaaagaaaaagtgatcgAATGGAATCTACTGATACCAAACGACAAAAGCCTTCTGTCCATTCAAGACAACTGGTTTCTAAGCCACTGAGCTCATCTGTTAGCAATAACAAAAGAATAGTTAGTACAAAAGGAAAGTCAGTCACAGAGTATAAAAATGAGGAATATCAAAGATCTGAAAGAAACAAGCGTCTAGATGCTGATCGGAAAATTCGTCTATCAAGTAGTGCCTCCAGAGAACCTTATAAGAATCAACCTGAAAAAACCTGTGTCCGGAAAAGGGATCCTGAAAGGAGGGCCAAATCTCCTACGCCAGATGGTTCTGAG AGAATTGGGCTTGAAGTGGATAGACGTGCAAGCCGATCCAGCCAGTCTTCTAAGGAAGAAGTGAACTCTGAAGAATATGGCTCTGACCATGAGACTGGCAGCAGTGGTTCTTCTGATGAGCAAGGCAACAACACTgagaatgaggaggaaggagtGGAAGAAGATGtggaggaagatgaagaagtAGAAGAAGATGCAGAAGAAGATGAAGAGGTGGATGaagatggagaggaggaggaggaagaggaggaggaggaggaagaagaggaggaggaggaggaagaagaagaatatgAACAGGATGAGAGAGACCAGAAAGAGGAGGGAAATGATTATGACACTCGAAGTGAGGCCAGTGACTCTGGTTCTGAATCTGTTTCCTTCACAGATGGGTCTGTCAGATCTGGTTCAGGCACAGATGGATCAG atgagaaaaagaaggaaaggaagagagctAGAGGCATATCTCCAATTGTTTTTGATAGAAGTGGAAGCTCTGCATCAGAGTCATATGCAG atcAAACCAGTAAACTCAAATATGTGCTTCAAGATGCAAGATTTTTCCTCATAAAGAGTAACAACCATGAGAATGTGTCTCTTGCCAAAGCTAAG GGTGTATGGTCCACGCTCCCTGTGAATGAGAAGAAATTAAATCTTGCATTTAGATCTGCAAGGAGTGTTATCTTAATATTTTCTGTCAGAGAGAGTGGAAAATTTCAag GGTTTGCAAGACTTTCTTCAGAATCACATCACGGAGGATCTCCTATACACTGGGTGCTTCCAGCAGGAATGAGTGCTAAAATGCTGGGAGGTGTCTTTAAAATTGACTGGATTTGCAG GCGTGAATTACCCTTCACTAAGTCGGCTCATCTCACCAATCCTTGGAATGAACATAAACCAGTAAAGATAGGACGTGATGGACAG GAAATTGAACTTGAATGTGGAACCCAGCTTTGTCTTCTGTTTCCCCCCGATGAAAGTATTGACTTGTATCAGGTCATTCATAAAATGCGTCACAAGAGAAGAATGCATTCTCAGCCCAGATCACGAGGACGTCCATCCCGTCGAGAACCAGTCCGGGATGTGGGAAG GCGTCGACCAGAAGATTATGATATTCATAACAGCAGAAAGAAACCAAGGATTGACTATCCCCCTGAGTTTCACCAGAGACCAG GGTATTTAAAGGATCCACGATACCAGGAAGTGGACAG TTTCACAAATCTTATTCCCAACAGACGATTTTCAGGAGTTCGCCGAGATGTGTTTTTAAATGGG tCCTACAATGATTATGTGAGGGAATTTCATAACATGGGACCACCACCACCTTGGCAAGGAATG CCCCCTTACCCAGGAATGGAACAACCTCCACACCATCCTTACTATCAGCACCACGCTCCACCTCCTCAAGCTCATCCCCCTTACTCAGGACATCATCCAGTACCACATGAAGCAAGATACAGAGATAAACGAGTA catgATTATGATATGAGGGTGGATGATTTCCTTCGTCGGACACAAGCTGTTGTCAGTGGCCGGAGAAGTAGACCCCGTGAAAGAGATCGGGAACGAGAGCGAGACCGCCCTAGAGATAACAGACGAGACAGAGAGCGAGATAGAGGACgtgatagagaaagagaaagagagcgaTTATGTGATCGAGACAGAGACCGAGGGGAGAGAGGTCGATATAGAAGATAA